In Hallerella succinigenes, the following are encoded in one genomic region:
- a CDS encoding topoisomerase DNA-binding C4 zinc finger domain-containing protein: MNQEKRETTPEKVCPKCRKPLVLRTAKKGENAGNKFWGCSGFPKCWYRENENP; this comes from the coding sequence ATGAATCAGGAAAAGAGAGAAACTACTCCAGAAAAAGTTTGTCCCAAATGCAGGAAACCCCTTGTTCTTCGCACGGCTAAAAAAGGTGAAAATGCAGGAAATAAGTTCTGGGGTTGCAGCGGTTTCCCGAAATGCTGGTACAGGGAAAATGAAAATCCTTAA